In Taeniopygia guttata chromosome 34, bTaeGut7.mat, whole genome shotgun sequence, a genomic segment contains:
- the LOC140681295 gene encoding olfactory receptor 14J1-like, with protein sequence MCYDRYVSICKPLHYGTLLGSRACAHMAAAAWASAFLNALLHTANTFSLLLCHGNSLGQFFCEIPQILKLSCSKSYLRELRLIAVSACFGLGCFVFIVFSYVQIFRAVLRIPSEQGRHKAFSTCFPHLAVVSLFLSTAVFAHLKPPSISSPSLDLALSVLYSVVPPALNPLIYSLRNQELKAAVWTLMTGCFQEH encoded by the coding sequence atgtgctatgatcgctacgtgtccatctgcaaacccctgcactacgggaccctcctgggcagcagagcttgtgcccacatggcagcagctgcctgggccagtgcctttctcaatgctctgctgcacacagccaatacattttccctgctcctgtgccatggcaatagcctgggacagttcttctgtgaaatcccccagatcctcaagctctcttGCTCCAAGTCCTACCTCAGGGAACTTAGGCTCATTGCTGTTAGTGCCTGTTTCGGacttggttgttttgtgttcattgttttctcctatgtgcagattttcagggctgtgctgaggatcccctctgagcagggacggcacaaagccttttccacctgcttccctcacctggccgtggtctctctgttcctcagcactgcagtgtttgctcacctgaagcccccctccatctcctccccatccctggatctggccctgtcagttctgtactcggtggtgcctccagccctgaaccccctcatctacagcctgaggaaccaggagctcaaggctgcagtgtggacactgatgactggatgctttcaggaacattaa